Proteins encoded in a region of the Manis javanica isolate MJ-LG chromosome 15, MJ_LKY, whole genome shotgun sequence genome:
- the TCTN1 gene encoding tectonic-1 isoform X1 yields the protein MGPRGLSPLLLVLLDCWASVNVQAVATQVVTTEGLSSTEAGPATPGSALSPRPPGTTRAPWPSSGPTPTPITDVAALCVCDLSPAQCDVNCCCDPDCSSMDFSVFSACSVPVVMGDSQFCSQKAAIYSLNFTANPPQRVFKLVDQINPSIFCIHITNYKPALSFINPEVPDENNFDELMKTSSGFSLNAESDVSFTPKLDTPKTAKYEYGVPLQTSDSFLRFPSPLTSSLCTDNNPAAFLVNQAVGCTRIINVEQCEAAEALSMAHYSSPKILRVPGSTTKVPVTVRSITVRSLNKTLTRLQDTAELRQALVGAGDIAVCMNVVLEVKYSLTYTDAGEVAKADLSLLLGTVNSAVLPLHQKFEISFIQQGTKPVPLSGNPGYVVGLPLAAGFQPRRGSGIIQTRNRYGQLTILRSIAEQDCFAGIRTPVLFGYNMQSGCKLRLTRAITCPLVMQKVKSLLKGQGFPDYVASFGNSRAQDVLDWVPVHFVTQISHVKDSCQLPVALVIEVKWTKYGSLLNPQAKIVNVTANLISSLFPETNSGNERTILISTMVTFVDVSAPAEAGFRPTINAKLPFNFFFPFV from the exons ATGGGTCCTCGGGGCCTGTCGCCCCTCCTGCTTGTGCTCCTGGACTGCTGGGCTTCCGTGAACGTCCAGGCCGTGGCCACCCAGGTGGTGACGACGGAAGGCCTCAGCTCTACGGAGGCAGGCCCAGCGACTCCCGGATCCGCCTTGTCTCCTAGGCCCCCCGGGACCACCAGGGCTCCCTGGCCCTCCTCTGGCCCCACGCCCACCCCGATCACGGATG TTgctgctctgtgtgtctgtgactTGTCTCCAGCACAGTGTGATGTCAACTGCTGTTGTGATCCCGATTGCAGCTCCATGGATTTCAGTGTCTTTTCTGCCTGCTCAGTTCCAGTTGTCAT ggGTGATAGTCAGTTTTGTAGTCAAAAAGCAGCCATCTATTCATTAAATTTTACAGCAAACCCACCTCAAAGGGTGTTTAAGCTTGTTGACCAGATCAATCCATCTATTTTCTGCATTCATATTACAAACT aTAAACCTGCATTATCCTTTATTAATCCAGAAGTAcctgatgaaaataattttgatgaattGATGAAAACATCTAGTGGTTTTTCATTGAATGCAGAATCAGATGTTTCTTTTACACCCAAATTGGATACTCCAAAGACTGCTAAATATGAG TATGGGGTTCCCCTGCAGACTTCAGATTCGTTTTTGAGATTTCCTTCTCCCCTCACATCATCTCTGTGCACTGATAATAACCCTGCAG CATTTCTGGTGAACCAAGCTGTTGGCTGCACCAGAATAATAAATGTGGAGCAGTGTGAAGCAGCTGAAGCCCTCAGCATGGCTCATTACAGCAGCCCTAAAATTTTGAGG GTGCCTGGTTCAACAACAAAG GTCCCAGTCACTGTACGGTCCATCACTGTCAGATCTCTAAATAAAACACTAACCCGGCTGCAAGACACTGCTGAATTGAGGCAGGCTCTTGTTGGGGCCGGGGACATTGCAGTCTGCATGAACGTCGTTCTTGAG gtgaAGTACAGCCTCACATACACAGACGCAGGTGAAGTAGCAAAAGCCGACCTCTCGCTCCTTCTGGGGACTGTTAACAGTGCAGTGCTTCCGCTCCATCAAAAGTTTGAAATTAGTTTTATTCAG CAAGGTACAAAGCCAGTTCCTCTTAGTGGAAATCCCGGTTATGTTGTGGGGCTCCCATTAGCTGCTGGATTTCAGCCTCGGAGAGG GTCCGGGATTATTCAGACCAGGAATAGATATGGACAATTAACTATTCTTCGTAGTATAGCTGAGCAAGACTGCTTTGCGGGGATCCGGACCCCAGTATTATTTGGTTACAATATGCAGTCTGGCTGTAAACTAAG aCTGACCAGAGCTATCACATGTCCACTTGTAATGCAGAAGGTGAAGAGCTTGCTGAAGGGCCAGGGCTTCCCAGATTATGTGGCCTCTTTTGGAAATTCCAGGGCTCAGGATGTGCTGGACTGGGTGCCTGTCCACTTTGTCACCCAGATATCCCACGTGAAG GATTCTTGCCAGCTCCCAGTGGCTTTGGTGATAGAAGTGAAGTGGACTAAATACGGATCCTTATTGAATCCACAGGCTAAAATAGTAAATGTAACTGCAAATCTAATTTCATCCTTattccctgag accaACTCAGGAAATGAGAGGACGATTCTTATTTCCACCATGGTCACATTTGTGGATGTATCTGCACCTGCAGAGGCAGGCTTCCGACCAACCATCAATGCCAAGcttccctttaatttcttcttcccATTTGTCTGA
- the TCTN1 gene encoding tectonic-1 isoform X2, with protein sequence MKTSSGFSLNAESDVSFTPKLDTPKTAKYEYGVPLQTSDSFLRFPSPLTSSLCTDNNPAAFLVNQAVGCTRIINVEQCEAAEALSMAHYSSPKILRVPGSTTKVPVTVRSITVRSLNKTLTRLQDTAELRQALVGAGDIAVCMNVVLEVKYSLTYTDAGEVAKADLSLLLGTVNSAVLPLHQKFEISFIQQGTKPVPLSGNPGYVVGLPLAAGFQPRRGSGIIQTRNRYGQLTILRSIAEQDCFAGIRTPVLFGYNMQSGCKLRLTRAITCPLVMQKVKSLLKGQGFPDYVASFGNSRAQDVLDWVPVHFVTQISHVKDSCQLPVALVIEVKWTKYGSLLNPQAKIVNVTANLISSLFPETNSGNERTILISTMVTFVDVSAPAEAGFRPTINAKLPFNFFFPFV encoded by the exons ATGAAAACATCTAGTGGTTTTTCATTGAATGCAGAATCAGATGTTTCTTTTACACCCAAATTGGATACTCCAAAGACTGCTAAATATGAG TATGGGGTTCCCCTGCAGACTTCAGATTCGTTTTTGAGATTTCCTTCTCCCCTCACATCATCTCTGTGCACTGATAATAACCCTGCAG CATTTCTGGTGAACCAAGCTGTTGGCTGCACCAGAATAATAAATGTGGAGCAGTGTGAAGCAGCTGAAGCCCTCAGCATGGCTCATTACAGCAGCCCTAAAATTTTGAGG GTGCCTGGTTCAACAACAAAG GTCCCAGTCACTGTACGGTCCATCACTGTCAGATCTCTAAATAAAACACTAACCCGGCTGCAAGACACTGCTGAATTGAGGCAGGCTCTTGTTGGGGCCGGGGACATTGCAGTCTGCATGAACGTCGTTCTTGAG gtgaAGTACAGCCTCACATACACAGACGCAGGTGAAGTAGCAAAAGCCGACCTCTCGCTCCTTCTGGGGACTGTTAACAGTGCAGTGCTTCCGCTCCATCAAAAGTTTGAAATTAGTTTTATTCAG CAAGGTACAAAGCCAGTTCCTCTTAGTGGAAATCCCGGTTATGTTGTGGGGCTCCCATTAGCTGCTGGATTTCAGCCTCGGAGAGG GTCCGGGATTATTCAGACCAGGAATAGATATGGACAATTAACTATTCTTCGTAGTATAGCTGAGCAAGACTGCTTTGCGGGGATCCGGACCCCAGTATTATTTGGTTACAATATGCAGTCTGGCTGTAAACTAAG aCTGACCAGAGCTATCACATGTCCACTTGTAATGCAGAAGGTGAAGAGCTTGCTGAAGGGCCAGGGCTTCCCAGATTATGTGGCCTCTTTTGGAAATTCCAGGGCTCAGGATGTGCTGGACTGGGTGCCTGTCCACTTTGTCACCCAGATATCCCACGTGAAG GATTCTTGCCAGCTCCCAGTGGCTTTGGTGATAGAAGTGAAGTGGACTAAATACGGATCCTTATTGAATCCACAGGCTAAAATAGTAAATGTAACTGCAAATCTAATTTCATCCTTattccctgag accaACTCAGGAAATGAGAGGACGATTCTTATTTCCACCATGGTCACATTTGTGGATGTATCTGCACCTGCAGAGGCAGGCTTCCGACCAACCATCAATGCCAAGcttccctttaatttcttcttcccATTTGTCTGA
- the HVCN1 gene encoding voltage-gated hydrogen channel 1 isoform X2: MDDRKMDTWDEKAVTRRARVAPAERMSKFLRHFTVVGDDYQAWNINYKKWENEEEDEEEEQPPAPASGEEGGAADPAAAPVPAPRPPLDFRTTLRKLFSAHRFQVIIICLVILDALLVLAELILDLNIIQLDNNYAAKVFHYMSIAILTFFMVEFCFKLYVFRLEFFHHKFEILDAIVVVVSFVLDIVLLFREHEFEALGLLILLRLWRVARIINGIIISVKTRSERQLLRLKQMNIQLAAKIQHLEFSCSEKEQEIERLNKLLRQHGLLGEVN; encoded by the exons GCAGTCACCCGCAGGGCCAGGGTGGCTCCCGCGGAGAGGATGAGCAAGTTCCTGAGGCACTTCACTGTCGTGGGGGACGACTACCAGGCCTGGAATATCAACTACAAGAAATGGGAGAatgaggaggaggacgaggaggaggaacAGCCGCCAGCCCCAGCCTCTGGCGAGGAAGGTGGAGCTGCCGACCCAGCGGCAGCCCCCGTGCCCGCCCCCAGGCCCCCCCTAGACTTCAGGACCACGCTGAGGAAGCTCTTCAGCGCCCACAGGTTTCAG GTCATCATCATTTGCCTGGTCATTCTGGATGCCCTCCTCGTGCTTGCCGAGCTCATTCTGGACCTAAATATCATCCAGCTGGACAATAACTATGCCGCCAAG GTGTTCCACTACATGAGCATTGCCATCTTGACCTTCTTCATGGTGGAGTTTTGCTTCAAGTTATATGTCTTCCGCTTGGAGTTCTTCCACCACAAGTTTGAGATCCTAGACGCCATCGTGGTGGTGGTTTCCTTTGTCCTCGACATAGTCCTCCTGTTCCGGGAACATGAGTTTGAGGCTCTTGGCCTGCTGATTCTGCTCCGGCTGTGGCGGGTGGCCCGGATCATCAACG GGATAATTATCTCAGTTAAGACTCGTTCGGAACGGCAACTGTTAAGGTTAAAACAGATGAACATACAACTGGCCGCCAAGATCCAACACCTTGAATTCAGCTGCTCTGAGAAG GAACAAGAAATTGAAAGACTTAACAAGCTGTTGAGACAGCATGGACTTCTCGGTGAAGTGAACTAA
- the HVCN1 gene encoding voltage-gated hydrogen channel 1 isoform X5, with amino-acid sequence MSKFLRHFTVVGDDYQAWNINYKKWENEEEDEEEEQPPAPASGEEGGAADPAAAPVPAPRPPLDFRTTLRKLFSAHRFQVIIICLVILDALLVLAELILDLNIIQLDNNYAAKVFHYMSIAILTFFMVEFCFKLYVFRLEFFHHKFEILDAIVVVVSFVLDIVLLFREHEFEALGLLILLRLWRVARIINGIIISVKTRSERQLLRLKQMNIQLAAKIQHLEFSCSEKEQEIERLNKLLRQHGLLGEVN; translated from the exons ATGAGCAAGTTCCTGAGGCACTTCACTGTCGTGGGGGACGACTACCAGGCCTGGAATATCAACTACAAGAAATGGGAGAatgaggaggaggacgaggaggaggaacAGCCGCCAGCCCCAGCCTCTGGCGAGGAAGGTGGAGCTGCCGACCCAGCGGCAGCCCCCGTGCCCGCCCCCAGGCCCCCCCTAGACTTCAGGACCACGCTGAGGAAGCTCTTCAGCGCCCACAGGTTTCAG GTCATCATCATTTGCCTGGTCATTCTGGATGCCCTCCTCGTGCTTGCCGAGCTCATTCTGGACCTAAATATCATCCAGCTGGACAATAACTATGCCGCCAAG GTGTTCCACTACATGAGCATTGCCATCTTGACCTTCTTCATGGTGGAGTTTTGCTTCAAGTTATATGTCTTCCGCTTGGAGTTCTTCCACCACAAGTTTGAGATCCTAGACGCCATCGTGGTGGTGGTTTCCTTTGTCCTCGACATAGTCCTCCTGTTCCGGGAACATGAGTTTGAGGCTCTTGGCCTGCTGATTCTGCTCCGGCTGTGGCGGGTGGCCCGGATCATCAACG GGATAATTATCTCAGTTAAGACTCGTTCGGAACGGCAACTGTTAAGGTTAAAACAGATGAACATACAACTGGCCGCCAAGATCCAACACCTTGAATTCAGCTGCTCTGAGAAG GAACAAGAAATTGAAAGACTTAACAAGCTGTTGAGACAGCATGGACTTCTCGGTGAAGTGAACTAA
- the HVCN1 gene encoding voltage-gated hydrogen channel 1 isoform X3, with product MGRSDQAVTRRARVAPAERMSKFLRHFTVVGDDYQAWNINYKKWENEEEDEEEEQPPAPASGEEGGAADPAAAPVPAPRPPLDFRTTLRKLFSAHRFQVIIICLVILDALLVLAELILDLNIIQLDNNYAAKVFHYMSIAILTFFMVEFCFKLYVFRLEFFHHKFEILDAIVVVVSFVLDIVLLFREHEFEALGLLILLRLWRVARIINGIIISVKTRSERQLLRLKQMNIQLAAKIQHLEFSCSEKEQEIERLNKLLRQHGLLGEVN from the exons ATGGGGAGATCAGACCAG GCAGTCACCCGCAGGGCCAGGGTGGCTCCCGCGGAGAGGATGAGCAAGTTCCTGAGGCACTTCACTGTCGTGGGGGACGACTACCAGGCCTGGAATATCAACTACAAGAAATGGGAGAatgaggaggaggacgaggaggaggaacAGCCGCCAGCCCCAGCCTCTGGCGAGGAAGGTGGAGCTGCCGACCCAGCGGCAGCCCCCGTGCCCGCCCCCAGGCCCCCCCTAGACTTCAGGACCACGCTGAGGAAGCTCTTCAGCGCCCACAGGTTTCAG GTCATCATCATTTGCCTGGTCATTCTGGATGCCCTCCTCGTGCTTGCCGAGCTCATTCTGGACCTAAATATCATCCAGCTGGACAATAACTATGCCGCCAAG GTGTTCCACTACATGAGCATTGCCATCTTGACCTTCTTCATGGTGGAGTTTTGCTTCAAGTTATATGTCTTCCGCTTGGAGTTCTTCCACCACAAGTTTGAGATCCTAGACGCCATCGTGGTGGTGGTTTCCTTTGTCCTCGACATAGTCCTCCTGTTCCGGGAACATGAGTTTGAGGCTCTTGGCCTGCTGATTCTGCTCCGGCTGTGGCGGGTGGCCCGGATCATCAACG GGATAATTATCTCAGTTAAGACTCGTTCGGAACGGCAACTGTTAAGGTTAAAACAGATGAACATACAACTGGCCGCCAAGATCCAACACCTTGAATTCAGCTGCTCTGAGAAG GAACAAGAAATTGAAAGACTTAACAAGCTGTTGAGACAGCATGGACTTCTCGGTGAAGTGAACTAA
- the HVCN1 gene encoding voltage-gated hydrogen channel 1 isoform X1, translating to MQEADDAKMSQRSLAVTRRARVAPAERMSKFLRHFTVVGDDYQAWNINYKKWENEEEDEEEEQPPAPASGEEGGAADPAAAPVPAPRPPLDFRTTLRKLFSAHRFQVIIICLVILDALLVLAELILDLNIIQLDNNYAAKVFHYMSIAILTFFMVEFCFKLYVFRLEFFHHKFEILDAIVVVVSFVLDIVLLFREHEFEALGLLILLRLWRVARIINGIIISVKTRSERQLLRLKQMNIQLAAKIQHLEFSCSEKEQEIERLNKLLRQHGLLGEVN from the exons ATGCAGGAGGCGGATGATGCCAAGATGTCACAGCGCTCATTA GCAGTCACCCGCAGGGCCAGGGTGGCTCCCGCGGAGAGGATGAGCAAGTTCCTGAGGCACTTCACTGTCGTGGGGGACGACTACCAGGCCTGGAATATCAACTACAAGAAATGGGAGAatgaggaggaggacgaggaggaggaacAGCCGCCAGCCCCAGCCTCTGGCGAGGAAGGTGGAGCTGCCGACCCAGCGGCAGCCCCCGTGCCCGCCCCCAGGCCCCCCCTAGACTTCAGGACCACGCTGAGGAAGCTCTTCAGCGCCCACAGGTTTCAG GTCATCATCATTTGCCTGGTCATTCTGGATGCCCTCCTCGTGCTTGCCGAGCTCATTCTGGACCTAAATATCATCCAGCTGGACAATAACTATGCCGCCAAG GTGTTCCACTACATGAGCATTGCCATCTTGACCTTCTTCATGGTGGAGTTTTGCTTCAAGTTATATGTCTTCCGCTTGGAGTTCTTCCACCACAAGTTTGAGATCCTAGACGCCATCGTGGTGGTGGTTTCCTTTGTCCTCGACATAGTCCTCCTGTTCCGGGAACATGAGTTTGAGGCTCTTGGCCTGCTGATTCTGCTCCGGCTGTGGCGGGTGGCCCGGATCATCAACG GGATAATTATCTCAGTTAAGACTCGTTCGGAACGGCAACTGTTAAGGTTAAAACAGATGAACATACAACTGGCCGCCAAGATCCAACACCTTGAATTCAGCTGCTCTGAGAAG GAACAAGAAATTGAAAGACTTAACAAGCTGTTGAGACAGCATGGACTTCTCGGTGAAGTGAACTAA
- the HVCN1 gene encoding voltage-gated hydrogen channel 1 isoform X4 codes for MQEADDAKMSQRSLAVTRRARVAPAERMSKFLRHFTVVGDDYQAWNINYKKWENEEEDEEEEQPPAPASGEEGGAADPAAAPVPAPRPPLDFRTTLRKLFSAHRFQVIIICLVILDALLVLAELILDLNIIQLDNNYAAKVFHYMSIAILTFFMVEFCFKLYVFRLEFFHHKFEILDAIVVVVSFVLDIVLLFREHEFEALGLLILLRLWRVARIINGIIISVKTRSERQLLRLKQMNIQLAAKIQHLEFSCSEKIQLSHRLLP; via the exons ATGCAGGAGGCGGATGATGCCAAGATGTCACAGCGCTCATTA GCAGTCACCCGCAGGGCCAGGGTGGCTCCCGCGGAGAGGATGAGCAAGTTCCTGAGGCACTTCACTGTCGTGGGGGACGACTACCAGGCCTGGAATATCAACTACAAGAAATGGGAGAatgaggaggaggacgaggaggaggaacAGCCGCCAGCCCCAGCCTCTGGCGAGGAAGGTGGAGCTGCCGACCCAGCGGCAGCCCCCGTGCCCGCCCCCAGGCCCCCCCTAGACTTCAGGACCACGCTGAGGAAGCTCTTCAGCGCCCACAGGTTTCAG GTCATCATCATTTGCCTGGTCATTCTGGATGCCCTCCTCGTGCTTGCCGAGCTCATTCTGGACCTAAATATCATCCAGCTGGACAATAACTATGCCGCCAAG GTGTTCCACTACATGAGCATTGCCATCTTGACCTTCTTCATGGTGGAGTTTTGCTTCAAGTTATATGTCTTCCGCTTGGAGTTCTTCCACCACAAGTTTGAGATCCTAGACGCCATCGTGGTGGTGGTTTCCTTTGTCCTCGACATAGTCCTCCTGTTCCGGGAACATGAGTTTGAGGCTCTTGGCCTGCTGATTCTGCTCCGGCTGTGGCGGGTGGCCCGGATCATCAACG GGATAATTATCTCAGTTAAGACTCGTTCGGAACGGCAACTGTTAAGGTTAAAACAGATGAACATACAACTGGCCGCCAAGATCCAACACCTTGAATTCAGCTGCTCTGAGAAG ATTCAGCTTAGTCATCGCCTCCTTCCCTAG